A portion of the Candidatus Scalindua japonica genome contains these proteins:
- a CDS encoding glycosyltransferase has translation MGKKHSNKYDVVVGIPSYNESDTIPYVTKTVGEGIEEYFPEKKCIIVNVDNNSPDNTEDAFLGTKTRIEKKYISTAHGIRGKGNNVLNLFNFSKQAGAEVTILVDADLKSITKDWIEYLGRPIADGYDYVIPLYSRHQFDGTITNHICYPAMFGMLSMDIRQPIGGEFAFSPRFIKYLLKQPWEESTKQYGIDIFMSLNAAIGGFKICQSGLGTKIHKASAPKLGIMFEQVIETLLTILVQNRNVWMTRNNGDIFVPDTFGLKELAEPQELHIDILDLKEKSQAEYSKYQTDIKELLEPYAFSRVHEMFKVEVFDLTILLWTQIFYSLVYRYDISKSNEDRKKIINSLKSLYFARSISFNYHTWKYNVKYSELEIRRSALGFASQKYYLWGLYSNGSKLKPEKSKNVK, from the coding sequence ATGGGAAAAAAACATAGTAATAAATATGACGTTGTTGTAGGCATACCTTCATATAATGAATCTGATACTATTCCTTATGTAACCAAAACCGTAGGAGAAGGTATTGAGGAGTATTTTCCTGAAAAAAAATGCATAATAGTTAATGTAGATAATAATAGTCCGGATAATACTGAAGACGCTTTTCTTGGTACAAAAACCCGTATAGAGAAGAAATACATCAGTACAGCTCATGGTATTCGAGGTAAAGGTAATAATGTATTAAATTTATTTAATTTTTCGAAACAGGCTGGTGCAGAAGTGACTATTCTTGTAGACGCTGACCTTAAATCAATAACAAAAGATTGGATTGAATATCTTGGAAGGCCTATTGCTGATGGATATGACTATGTAATACCCCTATATTCAAGGCACCAGTTTGACGGAACTATTACAAACCACATATGTTATCCTGCCATGTTTGGTATGCTCTCCATGGATATTCGACAGCCGATAGGCGGAGAGTTCGCATTCTCTCCAAGGTTCATAAAGTATCTGCTGAAGCAACCATGGGAAGAAAGTACTAAACAGTATGGAATAGACATTTTTATGTCACTGAATGCTGCCATTGGAGGTTTTAAAATTTGCCAGAGTGGACTTGGAACAAAGATTCATAAGGCAAGTGCTCCTAAATTGGGTATCATGTTTGAACAGGTAATCGAAACCTTACTGACGATACTTGTACAGAACAGAAACGTCTGGATGACCAGAAATAATGGTGATATCTTCGTACCGGATACCTTTGGTTTAAAGGAATTGGCAGAGCCACAAGAGTTGCATATTGATATTCTTGATCTTAAAGAAAAAAGTCAGGCGGAATACAGCAAATATCAGACTGACATCAAAGAGCTCCTGGAACCATACGCGTTCTCAAGAGTACATGAGATGTTTAAAGTGGAGGTTTTTGACCTGACTATACTGCTATGGACTCAGATTTTTTATAGCCTCGTATACCGATATGATATTTCAAAGAGTAATGAAGATAGAAAAAAGATAATTAACAGTCTGAAATCTCTCTATTTTGCACGAAGCATCAGCTTTAACTACCATACATGGAAGTACAATGTTAAATACTCAGAACTCGAAATCAGAAGATCAGCATTAGGATTCGCATCACAAAAGTATTACTTATGGGGATTGTATAGTAATGGAAGTAAGCTGAAACCGGAAAAATCAAAAAATGTCAAATAA
- a CDS encoding cation:proton antiporter — protein sequence MKNTITGASDLFSSWYRRLNFLVIITFILLFAGYSGTVWGGDHSSLSDQSPSGSSLVVVMVSAVLVLMILAAGVLAAAKRIKVPFAVALVFAGFAVAQLAPYGPDILQSFVGYKFTPEVFLYVFLPTLIFETAFNMDTRELRDNIFPITTLAIPGLLLSTAIIGLLISTLTHIELPAAMLLGAILSIIDHVAVGALLKQVGAPKRLMILMEGESLFSEVTLIVAAHILFGMAFAGHITSGSVLSGVVKFFIVSAGGISVGVLVALVTGFILSKVDDNPLIELSLIIVLAYMSFFILEHYFHVSGVLATASAGIIMGGWGRSKISPSVRKLLEEVWEYLAYLANAFIFLLLGLQINLPSLVKSLPVLVWVIPAMLLARGVIVYGLIPIVCRLPNTFKIDLRYQTVMYWGSMRGGIAIAMLLSLGAFKYTETFVAVITGVVLFTLLVQGLSIKKLVTMLGLDKPSLADRLAQLESVFSAKKHALARIPELRIGGLFSSSIADSLFTKCKSGMDDIQSELEGLRLEKLDKEREVQLIFFRSFAEEKTIYYEMFSKEHLTESAYRNLTYSIDIQIDVLRYQGTLPEVSLHFMREKRRERFLNGLLTSVLPLRFLSERLHATRTAMEYELVWGRYQASIRVLISLNKIIKHTPGRAEVIEEVCKTYYRWNESARERIDAIAEQFPEFVSSMQQRLSERMLIHAEREAIEEHERNGTLSHSVAKSILKRLAEEIHQLRGRVTGKLEVSPYELLNKVQFFQNVNKEGFAKIAERLRSCTVPAGNAIIRQGDTGDSMYFIVRGVVRTSFEDGDEERDMGTMMAGDFFGEIALLERCTRTATCRAVTPCALYELTRKDFEIIIATNPSIYAAVYKTGQERAAGLDNNSSKS from the coding sequence ATGAAAAATACTATTACCGGTGCCTCTGATCTGTTCTCAAGCTGGTATCGGAGATTGAATTTCCTTGTAATTATTACCTTTATATTGCTATTTGCCGGTTATAGCGGCACTGTATGGGGTGGTGACCATAGCAGTTTAAGTGACCAATCTCCTTCAGGTTCCAGTCTGGTTGTAGTTATGGTCAGTGCAGTGCTTGTCCTGATGATACTGGCTGCTGGTGTCCTGGCCGCAGCAAAACGAATTAAAGTGCCATTTGCAGTCGCACTGGTTTTCGCCGGATTTGCCGTAGCCCAGCTAGCTCCCTACGGTCCAGATATACTGCAGTCATTTGTGGGTTACAAATTTACACCTGAAGTATTTTTATACGTTTTCCTCCCTACTCTTATCTTTGAAACAGCCTTTAATATGGATACACGTGAACTGCGTGATAACATATTTCCGATTACTACACTGGCTATTCCGGGATTGCTGTTATCCACTGCCATTATCGGTTTGCTCATATCCACATTAACACATATTGAACTTCCCGCAGCCATGCTTCTAGGAGCAATCCTCAGTATTATTGATCATGTTGCGGTTGGTGCTCTCCTGAAGCAGGTAGGTGCGCCAAAGAGATTGATGATCCTTATGGAGGGGGAGAGCCTGTTTAGTGAAGTTACTCTTATCGTCGCTGCTCATATCCTGTTTGGGATGGCTTTTGCGGGGCATATTACATCAGGATCTGTTTTGTCCGGAGTAGTTAAGTTCTTTATCGTCTCTGCCGGTGGAATTTCAGTAGGAGTGTTGGTTGCGCTGGTTACCGGGTTTATATTGAGTAAAGTGGATGACAATCCACTGATAGAACTTTCCCTTATAATAGTACTTGCTTATATGTCATTCTTTATTTTAGAACATTATTTTCATGTCAGTGGGGTTCTGGCAACAGCATCTGCAGGGATAATCATGGGAGGGTGGGGTCGTTCCAAGATATCACCTTCCGTACGCAAGCTGCTTGAAGAGGTATGGGAGTACCTGGCCTATCTTGCCAACGCTTTTATTTTTCTGTTGCTTGGTTTACAGATAAACCTTCCCTCACTGGTGAAATCTCTGCCTGTTCTGGTATGGGTGATACCTGCTATGCTACTGGCCAGAGGTGTTATAGTTTACGGTCTGATACCAATTGTTTGTCGTCTTCCTAATACCTTCAAAATAGATTTGCGCTATCAGACTGTCATGTACTGGGGCAGTATGCGTGGGGGCATAGCAATTGCCATGCTTCTGAGTCTTGGGGCGTTCAAATATACTGAGACATTTGTAGCGGTAATAACTGGCGTGGTACTTTTCACTCTCCTTGTACAGGGCCTCAGCATAAAGAAACTTGTGACAATGTTGGGGTTGGATAAGCCTTCGCTTGCAGACCGACTGGCCCAACTGGAAAGTGTCTTCTCGGCAAAGAAACACGCCCTGGCTCGTATTCCTGAGCTACGGATCGGAGGACTCTTTTCCTCCAGCATTGCTGATAGTTTATTTACCAAGTGTAAATCCGGTATGGATGATATCCAATCGGAACTGGAAGGTCTCAGGCTGGAAAAACTGGATAAAGAGAGAGAGGTTCAGCTGATTTTCTTCCGAAGTTTTGCGGAAGAAAAGACAATTTACTACGAGATGTTCAGCAAAGAACACTTGACTGAGAGTGCCTACCGCAATCTTACATACTCTATTGATATTCAAATAGATGTCTTAAGGTATCAGGGCACTCTACCTGAGGTGTCACTCCATTTTATGAGAGAAAAACGAAGAGAAAGGTTCTTGAATGGTTTATTAACAAGTGTACTGCCCCTGAGGTTCCTCTCTGAAAGGCTTCATGCCACCCGGACTGCCATGGAATATGAACTGGTATGGGGGCGATATCAGGCCAGTATACGTGTGCTTATTAGCCTGAATAAAATAATAAAGCACACTCCTGGCCGTGCTGAGGTAATAGAGGAAGTATGTAAAACTTACTATCGTTGGAATGAATCTGCAAGGGAGAGGATTGATGCTATTGCAGAGCAGTTTCCGGAATTTGTCAGTTCCATGCAACAGCGGCTCTCGGAACGTATGTTAATCCATGCTGAACGTGAAGCAATTGAGGAACATGAGCGGAATGGAACTCTTTCACATAGTGTCGCCAAGTCTATCCTTAAAAGACTTGCGGAAGAAATCCACCAGTTAAGGGGGAGAGTAACTGGTAAGTTGGAAGTAAGTCCATACGAACTGCTAAATAAGGTCCAATTCTTTCAGAATGTGAATAAGGAGGGTTTTGCAAAAATTGCTGAGCGTCTGCGTTCATGTACCGTTCCAGCCGGCAATGCTATAATACGCCAGGGAGATACAGGCGATTCCATGTATTTTATAGTGAGGGGCGTAGTCCGGACGTCCTTTGAGGATGGGGACGAGGAGAGGGACATGGGTACTATGATGGCAGGTGATTTCTTTGGTGAGATCGCACTTCTGGAACGCTGTACCAGAACAGCAACGTGCCGTGCCGTTACACCATGCGCACTTTATGAACTTACCAGGAAGGATTTCGAGATAATTATTGCCACAAATCCGAGTATTTATGCTGCTGTTTACAAAACCGGACAGGAACGTGCTGCCGGTCTGGATAATAATAGCAGTAAATCATGA
- a CDS encoding tetratricopeptide repeat protein, protein MRPKNIPIIFLFSFVFIFVGSCLADAFARDNASDTFFKANKEYGSGQKAMAEKKKEDAAGAFERAVTLYEQLLESGFVNGQLYYNLGNAYYRLGMPGKAIIYYRRAEELLPRDADIKANISLLKRDFVDRETIGEAPEILKVSFFWYFYLNLSEITFITIYIYLALIASILSIIFLRLQWIRKIILIFASCFLVLVISLGIKAYQNSVEMGVVIADESKIRYGPGEEYEPRFKVHEGAEVRIEEKRDKWYKVFVFVDVEDVHDDEGKKEVEFKTGWISESEVGKI, encoded by the coding sequence ATGAGACCAAAAAACATACCGATCATTTTTCTTTTCAGTTTTGTATTTATCTTTGTGGGTAGTTGCTTAGCTGATGCTTTTGCTCGTGATAACGCCTCCGATACTTTTTTCAAAGCAAATAAGGAATACGGGTCCGGGCAGAAGGCGATGGCTGAAAAGAAAAAAGAAGATGCTGCCGGGGCATTTGAACGAGCTGTCACTCTTTATGAACAACTGCTGGAATCCGGGTTTGTAAACGGACAGTTATACTACAACCTGGGAAACGCCTATTACCGGCTTGGTATGCCGGGGAAGGCGATCATATATTACCGCAGGGCAGAGGAACTGCTTCCAAGAGATGCTGACATAAAGGCAAACATAAGCCTGTTAAAACGTGATTTTGTAGATAGAGAGACAATTGGAGAGGCGCCGGAGATCCTTAAAGTTTCGTTCTTCTGGTATTTCTACCTGAATCTGAGTGAGATTACATTCATAACAATTTATATCTATCTGGCACTTATTGCATCCATACTCTCTATCATCTTTCTACGGTTACAATGGATCAGAAAAATTATCCTTATCTTCGCTTCCTGTTTTCTTGTGCTGGTCATATCTCTGGGCATAAAGGCATATCAAAACTCCGTTGAGATGGGAGTGGTGATTGCGGATGAGAGCAAGATAAGATACGGTCCGGGCGAAGAGTATGAACCCCGGTTTAAGGTGCATGAAGGCGCTGAGGTAAGGATAGAAGAGAAGAGAGATAAGTGGTACAAAGTCTTTGTCTTTGTAGACGTTGAAGATGTCCATGATGATGAAGGCAAGAAAGAGGTTGAGTTCAAAACAGGCTGGATTTCCGAATCTGAAGTAGGCAAAATATAA